In Osmia bicornis bicornis chromosome 1, iOsmBic2.1, whole genome shotgun sequence, the following proteins share a genomic window:
- the LOC114872810 gene encoding homeodomain-interacting protein kinase 2 isoform X9: protein MCDMFIQTQQTSSVNGSSSSSSSSSNNTVHHHSKKRKLEYNVSQPVIQHALVQSTGDYQLDNTGLQQRYSVNGANTAFSSLHNNNALQKSSPNQQTLVRASTIKLLDTYQRCGQKRKTWSREGNGDGLAVHSANATNAVGSTVVSQHHTQQQQQLQQQQQQQQQQQQQQQQQHKQTGMTAHSKQVTNAANGGGGSNPQGDGDYQLVQHEVLYSMTNQYEVLEFLGRGTFGQVVKCWKKGTNEIVAIKILKNHPSYARQGQIEVSILSRLSQENADEFNFVRAYECFQHKSHTCLVFEMLEQNLYDFLKQNKFSPLPLKYIRPILQQVLTALLKLKQLGLIHADLKPENIMLVDPVRQPYRVKVIDFGSASHVSKAVCNTYLQSRYYRAPEIILGLPYCEAIDMWSLGCVVAELFLGWPLYPGSSEYDQIRYISQTQGLPTEHMLNNASKTTKFFYRDMDSTYPFWRLKTPEEHEAETGIKSKEARKYIFNCLDDIGQVNVPTDFEGGQLLAEKADRREFIDLLKRMLTMDQVERRITPGEALNHAFVTLAHLVDYAHCNNVKASVQMMEVCRRAGDFTASPAHHQAPPAPQPPPPTSLVANFVPTTNGSAVTFTFNNQLTNQVQRLVREHRTAQTGYDNLYQIYSNSSRRATQYSSSSSGSNSGRSGVHDFPHQLVPGLLCHPPSYQTMPSPAKHVVVAQPPQAQQGPLQIQPSIISQQAVAAAAAAAQQQYAAVPVSMVETGRQMLLTNAVQTSWPGGSRQMAAIVPSWQQLPPQHAAIQQPLLSDAGDWGRPLIVDSSAILQDQRPVFPVTEVYNTSALVEHPSQSWGKRSVTKHHQHHVTVPQQSQHRHEHKKETQQLSPVKKRVKESTPPSNMRRHSPTNGHWQQPPMQQHHHSSKHSSSHNVEHHQVTSGRQQTITIHDTPSPAVSVITISDSEDEIPGKCTQSTPRVVQPIQQTHSTTQPHTNGHVTTHSTSQRAQRKNIISCVTVGDSDGEASPGRAHTHLYQHLPQHPQHQQTTQLIKHEPQQQHHVSSSSSGYSSQSQKKRLLAKVQSECNMVNVATKPEPGVEYLAPHPCHAPACKEPPTYQDDAYDMHDYFLQYVTTSSAHPHLQEQHIVYTTGTDKRVSWPGKRTEYKHEYVQPPAAHSRDHQKWAVANTVHQYRQSQVVGTAAHPGHTHSHHGHPAHLSPGGGGGGRSPAGGPVIGSAQHLGQPLYQEYAHVRSRAHAVPPPVYVTAAPSQAPTAIQQQQVPTYQGFTPGALRRLSNDHHPVFYSSSPLTLYDSSRALPPPAHHSSARPLLASHAAHPLPAHMQPTAVYGLAPLSPAKHQYQPSGLWFTE from the exons ATGTGTGACATGTTCATCCAAACACAGCAGACGAGTAGCGTCAAcggcagcagcagcagcagcagcagcagcagtaACAACACCGTTCACCATCACAGTAAGAAACGCAAGTTGGAGTACAACGTGAGTCAGCCGGTGATCCAGCACGCATTGGTCCAATCGACCGGCGACTACCAATTAGACAATACCGGTCTGCAACAACGGTACTCCGTGAACGGTGCTAATACCGCGTTTAGCTCGCTGCACAACAATAATGCGCTGCAGAAGAGTAGCCCGAACCAACAGACCCTGGTACGAGCCTCGACGATCAAGCTCTTAGACACGTACCAACGCTGTGGCCAGAAG AGAAAAACTTGGTCGAGGGAGGGTAATGGTGACGGCCTGGCAGTCCACTCCGCCAACGCGACGAACGCAGTGGGTAGTACTGTAGTGTCGCAGCACCATActcaacagcaacagcagctgcaacaacaacagcagcagcaacaacaacaacagcagcaacaacaacagcaacataAGCAAACAGGGATGACGGCGCATAGTAAACAAGTGACTAATGCTGCCAATGGAGGCGGTGGCAGCAACCCCCAGGGCGATGGAGATTACCAATTGGTCCAGCACGAAGTTTTGTACTCTATGACTAATCAGTACGAGGTCCTCGAGTTTTTGGGCAGAGGGACTTTTGGACAG GTCGTAAAATGCTGGAAGAAAGGAACCAACGAGATAGTAGCGATCAAAATTTTGAAGAACCATCCATCGTATGCGCGCCAAGGGCAGATTGAG GTCTCCATCCTGTCTCGACTCAGTCAGGAAAACGCGGATGAGTTCAACTTTGTGCGCGCTTACGAGTGCTTCCAGCACAAATCCCACACCTGTTTAGTCTTTGAGATGCTAGAACAGAATCTGTATGATTttctgaaacaaaataaattttcaccCCTTCCTCTGAAATACATCCGACCTATCCTTCAACAAGTCCTCACCGCTCTTTTGAAACTGAAG CAACTGGGGTTGATTCACGCGGATCTTAAGCCAGAAAACATCATGCTGGTGGATCCAGTACGTCAGCCTTATCGTGTCAAAGTTATCGATTTCGGGTCAGCCTCCCACGTATCTAAAGCTGTTTGCAACACGTACTTGCAATCGCGATATTATCGTGCACCTGAAATTATACTTGGACTTCCATATTGTGAAGCGATAGATATGTGGTCACTCGGCTGTGTGGTTGCAGAACTGTTTCTAGGATGGCCTCTATATCCTGGTAGTTCGGAATACGATCAGATTCGATACATAAGTCAGACTCAAGGCCTACCCACGGAACATATGTTAAATAATGCCAGCAAAACAACTAAATTCTTTTACAGAGACATGGATA GTACATATCCGTTTTGGCGATTGAAAACACCTGAAGAGCACGAAGCCGAGACGGGAATCAAATCTAAGGAGGCGagaaagtatatttttaactGTCTCGATGATATTGGTCAAGTGAATGTTCCGACTGATTTTGAGGGTGGTCAACTTTTGGCTGAGAAAGCTGATAGGAGAGAGTTCATTGACCTCTTAAAGAGGATGCTCACAATGGACCAGGTA GAGCGCCGAATAACACCTGGGGAGGCTCTGAACCATGCCTTTGTTACGCTCGCCCATTTAGTCGATTATGCACACTGTAACAATGTTAAGGCTTCCGTCCAAATGATGGAGGTTTGTCGACGGGCAGGTGATTTCACTGCAAGCCCAGCGCATCACCAAGCTCCTCCAGCGCCTCAGCCACCTCCGCCGACCTCATTGGTAGCTAACTTTGTACCAACGACAAATGGCAGTGCTGTAACTTTCACCTTTAACAACCAGTTGACCAATCAAGTACAGCGTTTGGTCAGGGAACATCGCACTGCGCAAACAGGATATGACAATCTG taTCAAATATACAGTAACAGTAGTCGTCGCGCGACTCAGTACAGTAGCTCGTCTAGCGGATCGAACAGTGGACGAAGCGGAGTGCACGACTTTCCGCATCAATTGGTCCCTGGTCTGCTTTGTCATCCACCCAGTTATCAGACGATGCCAAGTCCTGCAAAACACGTAGTTGTTGCTCAA CCACCACAAGCACAACAGGGTCCGCTACAGATTCAACCATCGATCATATCGCAGCAGGCTGTTGCTGCAGCAGCTGCAGCTGCTCAGCAACAGTACGCAGCGGTACCAGTGTCCATGGTTGAAACTGGACGTCAAATGTTATTAACG AACGCTGTACAAACCTCTTGGCCTGGTGGAAGTCGTCAAATGGCTGCCATCGTACCATCATGGCAGCAGTTGCCACCGCAACATGCAGCCATACAGCAGCCTCTGCTGAGCGACGCTGGAGATTGGGGGAGACCTCTTATTGTCGATAGTTCTGCTATTCTGCAG GATCAGCGGCCAGTATTCCCTGTCACGGAAGTCTACAACACTAGCGCCCTTGTTGAACATCCGTCTCAAAGTTGGGGCAAGCGTAGCGTGACGAAACATCATCAGCATCACGTAACGGTACCTCAACAGTCTCAGCACAGGCACGAGCATAAGAAGGAGACCCAACAATTGAGTCCTGTGAAGAAGAGGGTGAAGGAAAGTACACCACCTAGCAACATGAGACGGCATTCGCCTACGAATGGTCACTGGCAACAACCACCCATGCAACAGCATCACCATAGCAGCAAACACAGCAGCAGTCATAATGTGGAACACCATCAAGTTACATCCGGTCGGCAGCAAACCATCACGATCCACGACACTCCATCGCCAGCTGTTTCTGTTATCACGATTAGCGATAGCGAAGACGAAATACCCGGCAAATG TACGCAGTCAACGCCACGCGTGGTTCAGCCGATACAACAAACTCATTCGACCACTCAGCCTCATACCAACGGACACGTTACAACGCATAGCACGTCCCAAAGGGCACAACGGAAAAACATCATCAGTTGTGTAACTGTCGGTGACAGCGATGGCGAAGCTAGTCCAGGCCGAGCGCATACTCATTTGTACCAACATTTGCCGCAACATCCTCAGCATCAGCAAACCACGCAGTTAATTAAACATGAGCCCCAGCAACAACATCACGTCAGCAG CAGTAGCTCTGGATATTCTTCTCAATCTCAAAAGAAACGGCTATTGGCAAAAGTACAATCTGAGTGCAATATGGTGAATGTTGCAACAAAACCAGAGCCCGGCGTCGAGTACCTTGCTCCACATCCGTGTCACGCGCCAGCCTGCAAAGAGCCACCGACCTATCAg GATGATGCCTATGACATGCATGACTACTTCTTGCAGTATGTGACCACGAGTAGCGCGCATCCGCACCTTCAAGAGCAGCATATCGTGTACACGACCGGCACGGACAAGCGGGTATCGTGGCCTGGAAAGAGAACCGAATACAAGCACGAATACGTTCAACCACCTGCTGCTCATTCGAGAGATCATCAAAAATGGGCGGTGGCTAATACTGTGCATCAGTATAG GCAGAGCCAAGTGGTGGGTACGGCAGCCCATCCGGGTCATACCCACAGTCATCATGGGCATCCGGCCCACTTGAGTCCTGGGGGCGGTGGCGGGGGCAGAAGTCCTGCAGGGGGGCCTGTAATAGGAAGTGCCCAACATCTGGGACAACCCCTGTACCAGGAGTACGCCCATGTGCGTTCAAGAGCCCATGCCGTGCCACCCCCGGTGTACGTAACAGCCGCTCCTTCTCAGGCTCCCACTGCTATCCAGCAGCAACAAGTGCCCACCTATCAGGGATTCACACCCGG agCTTTACGGAGACTTTCTAACGATCATCATCCCGTTTTTTACAGCTCGTCTCCATTAACGTTGTATGATTCTAGTCGAGCGTTGCCACCACCAGCTCATCACAGCTCGGCCAGACCGTTGCTGGCAAGTCATGCAGCGCACCCACTGCCTGCACATATGCAGCCAACAGCCGTATACGGATTGGCCCCTCTTTCGCCGGCCAAACATCAATATCAACCTTCTGGTTTGTGGTTCACCGagtaa
- the LOC114872810 gene encoding homeodomain-interacting protein kinase 2 isoform X10 translates to MCDMFIQTQQTSSVNGSSSSSSSSSNNTVHHHSKKRKLEYNVSQPVIQHALVQSTGDYQLDNTGLQQRYSVNGANTAFSSLHNNNALQKSSPNQQTLVRASTIKLLDTYQRCGQKRKTWSREGNGDGLAVHSANATNAVGSTVVSQHHTQQQQQLQQQQQQQQQQQQQQQQQHKQTGMTAHSKQVTNAANGGGGSNPQGDGDYQLVQHEVLYSMTNQYEVLEFLGRGTFGQVVKCWKKGTNEIVAIKILKNHPSYARQGQIEVSILSRLSQENADEFNFVRAYECFQHKSHTCLVFEMLEQNLYDFLKQNKFSPLPLKYIRPILQQVLTALLKLKQLGLIHADLKPENIMLVDPVRQPYRVKVIDFGSASHVSKAVCNTYLQSRYYRAPEIILGLPYCEAIDMWSLGCVVAELFLGWPLYPGSSEYDQIRYISQTQGLPTEHMLNNASKTTKFFYRDMDSTYPFWRLKTPEEHEAETGIKSKEARKYIFNCLDDIGQVNVPTDFEGGQLLAEKADRREFIDLLKRMLTMDQVERRITPGEALNHAFVTLAHLVDYAHCNNVKASVQMMEVCRRAGDFTASPAHHQAPPAPQPPPPTSLVANFVPTTNGSAVTFTFNNQLTNQVQRLVREHRTAQTGYDNLYQIYSNSSRRATQYSSSSSGSNSGRSGVHDFPHQLVPGLLCHPPSYQTMPSPAKHVVVAQPPQAQQGPLQIQPSIISQQAVAAAAAAAQQQYAAVPVSMVETGRQMLLTNAVQTSWPGGSRQMAAIVPSWQQLPPQHAAIQQPLLSDAGDWGRPLIVDSSAILQDQRPVFPVTEVYNTSALVEHPSQSWGKRSVTKHHQHHVTVPQQSQHRHEHKKETQQLSPVKKRVKESTPPSNMRRHSPTNGHWQQPPMQQHHHSSKHSSSHNVEHHQVTSGRQQTITIHDTPSPAVSVITISDSEDEIPGKCCEDRQCGACQNLATRLSGDGRPVREEVIRSTQSTPRVVQPIQQTHSTTQPHTNGHVTTHSTSQRAQRKNIISCVTVGDSDGEASPGRAHTHLYQHLPQHPQHQQTTQLIKHEPQQQHHVSSSSSGYSSQSQKKRLLAKVQSECNMVNVATKPEPGVEYLAPHPCHAPACKEPPTYQDDAYDMHDYFLQYVTTSSAHPHLQEQHIVYTTGTDKRVSWPGKRTEYKHEYVQPPAAHSRDHQKWAVANTVHQYRQSQVVGTAAHPGHTHSHHGHPAHLSPGGGGGGRSPAGGPVIGSAQHLGQPLYQEYAHVRSRAHAVPPPVYVTAAPSQAPTAIQQQQVPTYQGFTPGWVPRHLVDACIGRELFGISMVLVDIQL, encoded by the exons ATGTGTGACATGTTCATCCAAACACAGCAGACGAGTAGCGTCAAcggcagcagcagcagcagcagcagcagcagtaACAACACCGTTCACCATCACAGTAAGAAACGCAAGTTGGAGTACAACGTGAGTCAGCCGGTGATCCAGCACGCATTGGTCCAATCGACCGGCGACTACCAATTAGACAATACCGGTCTGCAACAACGGTACTCCGTGAACGGTGCTAATACCGCGTTTAGCTCGCTGCACAACAATAATGCGCTGCAGAAGAGTAGCCCGAACCAACAGACCCTGGTACGAGCCTCGACGATCAAGCTCTTAGACACGTACCAACGCTGTGGCCAGAAG AGAAAAACTTGGTCGAGGGAGGGTAATGGTGACGGCCTGGCAGTCCACTCCGCCAACGCGACGAACGCAGTGGGTAGTACTGTAGTGTCGCAGCACCATActcaacagcaacagcagctgcaacaacaacagcagcagcaacaacaacaacagcagcaacaacaacagcaacataAGCAAACAGGGATGACGGCGCATAGTAAACAAGTGACTAATGCTGCCAATGGAGGCGGTGGCAGCAACCCCCAGGGCGATGGAGATTACCAATTGGTCCAGCACGAAGTTTTGTACTCTATGACTAATCAGTACGAGGTCCTCGAGTTTTTGGGCAGAGGGACTTTTGGACAG GTCGTAAAATGCTGGAAGAAAGGAACCAACGAGATAGTAGCGATCAAAATTTTGAAGAACCATCCATCGTATGCGCGCCAAGGGCAGATTGAG GTCTCCATCCTGTCTCGACTCAGTCAGGAAAACGCGGATGAGTTCAACTTTGTGCGCGCTTACGAGTGCTTCCAGCACAAATCCCACACCTGTTTAGTCTTTGAGATGCTAGAACAGAATCTGTATGATTttctgaaacaaaataaattttcaccCCTTCCTCTGAAATACATCCGACCTATCCTTCAACAAGTCCTCACCGCTCTTTTGAAACTGAAG CAACTGGGGTTGATTCACGCGGATCTTAAGCCAGAAAACATCATGCTGGTGGATCCAGTACGTCAGCCTTATCGTGTCAAAGTTATCGATTTCGGGTCAGCCTCCCACGTATCTAAAGCTGTTTGCAACACGTACTTGCAATCGCGATATTATCGTGCACCTGAAATTATACTTGGACTTCCATATTGTGAAGCGATAGATATGTGGTCACTCGGCTGTGTGGTTGCAGAACTGTTTCTAGGATGGCCTCTATATCCTGGTAGTTCGGAATACGATCAGATTCGATACATAAGTCAGACTCAAGGCCTACCCACGGAACATATGTTAAATAATGCCAGCAAAACAACTAAATTCTTTTACAGAGACATGGATA GTACATATCCGTTTTGGCGATTGAAAACACCTGAAGAGCACGAAGCCGAGACGGGAATCAAATCTAAGGAGGCGagaaagtatatttttaactGTCTCGATGATATTGGTCAAGTGAATGTTCCGACTGATTTTGAGGGTGGTCAACTTTTGGCTGAGAAAGCTGATAGGAGAGAGTTCATTGACCTCTTAAAGAGGATGCTCACAATGGACCAGGTA GAGCGCCGAATAACACCTGGGGAGGCTCTGAACCATGCCTTTGTTACGCTCGCCCATTTAGTCGATTATGCACACTGTAACAATGTTAAGGCTTCCGTCCAAATGATGGAGGTTTGTCGACGGGCAGGTGATTTCACTGCAAGCCCAGCGCATCACCAAGCTCCTCCAGCGCCTCAGCCACCTCCGCCGACCTCATTGGTAGCTAACTTTGTACCAACGACAAATGGCAGTGCTGTAACTTTCACCTTTAACAACCAGTTGACCAATCAAGTACAGCGTTTGGTCAGGGAACATCGCACTGCGCAAACAGGATATGACAATCTG taTCAAATATACAGTAACAGTAGTCGTCGCGCGACTCAGTACAGTAGCTCGTCTAGCGGATCGAACAGTGGACGAAGCGGAGTGCACGACTTTCCGCATCAATTGGTCCCTGGTCTGCTTTGTCATCCACCCAGTTATCAGACGATGCCAAGTCCTGCAAAACACGTAGTTGTTGCTCAA CCACCACAAGCACAACAGGGTCCGCTACAGATTCAACCATCGATCATATCGCAGCAGGCTGTTGCTGCAGCAGCTGCAGCTGCTCAGCAACAGTACGCAGCGGTACCAGTGTCCATGGTTGAAACTGGACGTCAAATGTTATTAACG AACGCTGTACAAACCTCTTGGCCTGGTGGAAGTCGTCAAATGGCTGCCATCGTACCATCATGGCAGCAGTTGCCACCGCAACATGCAGCCATACAGCAGCCTCTGCTGAGCGACGCTGGAGATTGGGGGAGACCTCTTATTGTCGATAGTTCTGCTATTCTGCAG GATCAGCGGCCAGTATTCCCTGTCACGGAAGTCTACAACACTAGCGCCCTTGTTGAACATCCGTCTCAAAGTTGGGGCAAGCGTAGCGTGACGAAACATCATCAGCATCACGTAACGGTACCTCAACAGTCTCAGCACAGGCACGAGCATAAGAAGGAGACCCAACAATTGAGTCCTGTGAAGAAGAGGGTGAAGGAAAGTACACCACCTAGCAACATGAGACGGCATTCGCCTACGAATGGTCACTGGCAACAACCACCCATGCAACAGCATCACCATAGCAGCAAACACAGCAGCAGTCATAATGTGGAACACCATCAAGTTACATCCGGTCGGCAGCAAACCATCACGATCCACGACACTCCATCGCCAGCTGTTTCTGTTATCACGATTAGCGATAGCGAAGACGAAATACCCGGCAAATG CTGTGAAGATCGCCAGTGCGGAGCCTGTCAAAATTTGGCAACTCGCCTGTCTGGCGATGGACGTCCAGTCCGTGAGGAAGTCATTCGAAG TACGCAGTCAACGCCACGCGTGGTTCAGCCGATACAACAAACTCATTCGACCACTCAGCCTCATACCAACGGACACGTTACAACGCATAGCACGTCCCAAAGGGCACAACGGAAAAACATCATCAGTTGTGTAACTGTCGGTGACAGCGATGGCGAAGCTAGTCCAGGCCGAGCGCATACTCATTTGTACCAACATTTGCCGCAACATCCTCAGCATCAGCAAACCACGCAGTTAATTAAACATGAGCCCCAGCAACAACATCACGTCAGCAG CAGTAGCTCTGGATATTCTTCTCAATCTCAAAAGAAACGGCTATTGGCAAAAGTACAATCTGAGTGCAATATGGTGAATGTTGCAACAAAACCAGAGCCCGGCGTCGAGTACCTTGCTCCACATCCGTGTCACGCGCCAGCCTGCAAAGAGCCACCGACCTATCAg GATGATGCCTATGACATGCATGACTACTTCTTGCAGTATGTGACCACGAGTAGCGCGCATCCGCACCTTCAAGAGCAGCATATCGTGTACACGACCGGCACGGACAAGCGGGTATCGTGGCCTGGAAAGAGAACCGAATACAAGCACGAATACGTTCAACCACCTGCTGCTCATTCGAGAGATCATCAAAAATGGGCGGTGGCTAATACTGTGCATCAGTATAG GCAGAGCCAAGTGGTGGGTACGGCAGCCCATCCGGGTCATACCCACAGTCATCATGGGCATCCGGCCCACTTGAGTCCTGGGGGCGGTGGCGGGGGCAGAAGTCCTGCAGGGGGGCCTGTAATAGGAAGTGCCCAACATCTGGGACAACCCCTGTACCAGGAGTACGCCCATGTGCGTTCAAGAGCCCATGCCGTGCCACCCCCGGTGTACGTAACAGCCGCTCCTTCTCAGGCTCCCACTGCTATCCAGCAGCAACAAGTGCCCACCTATCAGGGATTCACACCCGGGTGGGTACCTAGACACCTAGTTGATGCATGCAT TGGAAGAGAACTCTTTGGAATATCGATGGTGCTGGTGGATATCCAGCTTTAG